The Nocardia vinacea genome contains the following window.
GCCGCCTCGTCACCGCAAGTGGCGAGCGCCTGACCGGCGAGTGCGACCGTCGCGAAATACGGCGACGGCAACAGCGCTCGCCCCATCTCCTCGAGCACGATGCCCAGCTCGACCGGTCCGCCGTCGGAACCGCCGTACTCCTCCGGCAGTGCCAGGCCGTGCAGGCCGAGTTGCTCGGCCATCTGCTGCCACACCGCGGGATCGTGACCGGGTTCGGTTTCCATCCAGTGCCGCACCGCCGCGCTCGGCGATTTGTCCGCCAGGAATCTCCGCACGGTAGCGCGGAGTTCTTCCTGCTCCGCCGTGAACGAGAAGGCCATCACTGCAGCTTCGAGCGCAGGTAGACGTCGAAATCGGGCATCCGCGACCGGTCCACGATCTCGAGCCGCACACCCGAAGGCGACAGGTGATAGGCGAAGATCGACGGCTCGCCGTCGACCACCGCGCAGGCTTCCAAGGCGAACCCCGCCGCCGCCAACCGCTTCGATGTGGTCGCGACGTCATCGCAGAAGTAACCGAGATGGTGCGTCGCGACGTGCGGCGGCGCCGCCGTCCACGGCGTCCCGGGGATCTCCTGCACCAGTTCGATGTGCGGGGCGTCGAGCGAATACGTGAAGCTGAGCTGCATCACCCGCTCACCGTCGGCCAGCCGGACCGGCACCTCGACGGTCTGGGTCGCGGTCCACCGGTAGCCCGCGAGCTCGGTCATCCGTGTCTTCCATGCCTCGATGTCCGGCACCACGATCCCGGTGTGGTAGAGATCCGCAGCGCGAAGTATTTGTGTCACAGTGGAATTCGTCATGGCGGTCACCACTCCAATCGCAGCGACTGGATGCCGTACATATTGCCGTGCTGCGAAAGCTCCTGTCCGTCCACGATCCGATACTCCGGAATCCGCTTGTGCCACTCCTCGACCGCGACATTGAGCTCCAAGCGCGCCAGATGCGAGCCGAGGCAACGGTGCGGACCCGAGCCGAAGGCGATGTGGTTGGTCGCGGTGCGGTGCAGATCCACCTCCAGCGGATTCTCGAACCGCTCGGGATCGCGATTGGTGACCGCCAGCGGCAGCATCACCATCTCGCCCGCCTTGACCGGGCAACCACCGATCTCGGTGTCCTGCATAGCTTTCCGCGCGGGCACCACGAACGAGTAGACGCGCAGGATCTCCTCGACGCTCATCGCGATCAGCGACGGGTCGGCGATGATCGCTTCGCGCTGCTCCGGATGGGTGGCGAAGTGATAAAGGGCCCAGCCGATGGAGATCGGGACCGTATCGAAGCCCGCCTGGAACAGCAGAATGCAGAATGCGTGCATATCCGCATCGCTGATCGGCTCGCCATCGATCTCGTAATCCAGTGCACGCGAGAGCAGATCGTCGCGCGGGGCCTCGCGCCGCAGTGCGATCTGCTCGTCGAAGTAGTCCGACACGGCCCGCATCGCGGCGAGTTGTCTGGCCCCCTCCGGATCCTCGTCATAGGGCAGGTGCAGCATGTCGTGCACCCAGTCCAGGAAGATGGGCAGATCCGCCTCGGGCAGGCCGACCAGCCGCATGAAGATGATGGTCGGGAACCGGCGGGCGAATTCGTCCAGGACATCGGCACTGCCGCTGTCCTCGAGCTGATCGATCAGCTCGATCGCGACCTGCCGGATCTCCTCCTCTCGGGCGGCGATGGTCTTCGGGGAGAAGTCATTGCCGAGCAGTCGCCGCCATTTCGTGTGCACAGGCGGATCGAGCATCTCCGGAATCCACAGGAAACGGGGATTCGGCTCGAGCGCGGTCACCGAGGTGTTCGAGAAGGTTCGCCAGTCCTGCAGCGCCTCCTGCACCGCCCGGCCCTCCGTGACGACCCAGTATCCGCGCGCGATGGTGCTGCGGAATCCGGAATGGGTGCGGGCGACTTCATCCCATCGCTGCTGATGACTCAGGACCGGACCGCCGAGCCGGTTGTCGAAGTGATACGCGGGGACACCCTCGTAGGTGCCCTCGGGCTCGAGCGCAGTACTCATGACTGCGCCTCGCTGTCGCCCGGCTCCGTCATGACCACTGACGTGGCTGTGCCTATTGCTCGCTCGCTCATCGCTGATCCTCTCTGGAAGGCCGCCGCGCCGGGCGCTGTATTCGCGTCTCCGCGGGCCGGTGGGCGTTGCGACCGCACCCGTGCCGCGTCGCAGCCTCGTAGTACGTCATGCGCATACCGTGACCCGGCATGCCTCGACTCGTCGTGCTGGTCCAATATACCGGCCAGCCCTTATTTCGTAACCTCTTTTGCCTAGCGTCGACGAATTCTTGCTCGTCACCCTCTGAAACAACTCGCAATTAGCAGCCTATTTGATGGCGGATGCGAGTCGGGGCGCTATCCCATGGGATGGACGTTCAGCTTCGAAGAGGACACTTTTCCTTCCGCATGCCTGCGATGCGGAAGCGATCAGGTGACCGCGCCGTCGATCTTCAGCGCGATCAGCTCCTCCTCGGTGAGACCGATCTCGAGCAGGACCTCGTCGGTGTGTTCGGCGAATTGCGGTGCCCGCGTGAGAGTTACCGGCGTCTCGTCGAACTGGACCGGGTTGGCGACCAGTTCACGATCGACGCCGTCGGCATCGACGACCGAGGCGATCAGATCGTTGGCACGCAGCGACGGATCCTGACCGACCTCCCACGCGTTCTGCACCGCCGCCCACTGCCCTTCCCCACTGCCGAGGATCTCGACCCACTCGGCGAACGGCCGCGCCGCGATGATCTCGGCGACGAGCTCGGCGGCCTGCGCCGCATTGGACATCAGCTTCTCGGTGTTGTCGAAGCGTTCGTCGGCGGCCAATTCCTCGCGACCTGCCAGCCTGCAGAACTCGGGCCAGTAGCGGCCGGGCTGCAGCATCGACAATTCGAGCCACCGCTGGTCCGAGGTGCGGTACGCCCCGATGAGCGGATTCGTGGCCGAACCGTGCCGCGGCGGCGAATTCACCGGCAGCGGACCACCGTTCATCAATGCGAGATTGACCGTGAACTGCGTGGCCCAGGCGCCGACGCCGAGCAGCGAGACGTCCACCACGGACGGCTCCCCCGTCATCTTGCGCGAGTAGAGCGCGGCCGCGATACCACCGGCGATGGTCATGCCACCGATCGAATCGCCGTAGGCGCCCGCTGGCATTCGGGTCATCCGGTCGGCGCCGGGCGGGGTCACCCCGGCGGCGCTGCCGCCGCGCGCCCAGAATGCCGTGCTGTCGTAGCCGCCCTTGGTCGCCTCCGCGCCGCGCACACCGAAGCCACTGCCCCGCACGTAGATGATGTCCGGATTGATCGCGCGCACGTCCTCGAGATCGATCCGCAGTTTCGCTCGCGCCTCCGGCAGGAAGTTTGTGAGGAATACGTCGCTGTTGCGGATCAACTCCTCCAGCACCCGGCGCGCGGACGGCTTCTCCAGTGCGAGACCGACACTGCGTTTGCCTCGGTTCGGTCCCTCCATGATCGGGAAGAAGGACGACCCGGCACTGTTCGCCTCGTAACCGAGCACCCGGACCAGTCCGCGCTGGGCATCACCGCGTTCCGCGTGCTCGATCTTGATCACGTCGGCGCCCCAGTCCGCGAGCACCGCACCCGCCGCCGGGACGAAGGTGAATTGCGCGACCTCGAGTACGCGCACGCCCTGCATCGGTTTGTGCATCGAACCAGCTCCTCTTAGCGTCGGTATTTGAAGAAGAGTATCCGCTATTCAACGGACACCACAAGGTTGTGCAGGGTCAGACCGCATCGGTCACCCCTGGTTTCGGTGGCACGATCCAGGCCACGAGATGCTCGACATCCGCGGCCGTCGGCACCCGTTCGGTCCACAGGAACTGCTCCATGACGGCGAAGATCGCACAGGCTGCGACCAGGGCGTCGCGGTCCGGATCCGGGCTCCCACCCGCACCGAGCGGCACCGCGAGCAGTTCGGCAATGCGGCGGCGCAGTTCGACACCGCCGAAGGCCGATCGCCCATCACGGGAGGTATTCCGCAGCACCGCCCGGGTCGTCGCGGCTACCTCGGGATCGGCCGCCTGCTTGAAAACCACCTGAACACAGGCCCTGATCTGGTCGACCGGGTCGGTGTGCCGAGCGCATCGGCGGCGGATATGGCCGAGCAACCGCCTGGCCCCGTCGTCGGCGATCGCGGCCATGAGATCGTCCTTGCTCCGGAATGCCCGGTAGAAGGCATCGTTGGAAACCCTTGCCCGGCGGACGATCTCGACGATTCGCGGATTCCCGCCCGGATCGGCCCGCATCAACTCCATGCCCGCGTCGAGCAGGCGGCGCACTTCATCCCGCGCGATCGCGTACCGATCTCCCGTACGCCGCCGCACCGCCCGGGCCACCAGGGATTCGCCGCCGACGGGGTCGTCCTCGACGTGTGGACTCGTCATGTAAAAGAGTGTACTGTTCGGATACCGATTCACCAGAATCGTTTTCTTGCACGGTGGTATGGCGTTCTGTCGAACGGAGTGGGCATGGCCGATGGGTCACAGGTGGTAGGACCGAAAGTGGGTATTGCCGATCCCGCCGATATCGCGCATCGCGCGGCCGCGGCGATCGGCCGTCCATTGCACGACCTGACGCAGCTGACCGGCGGTACCTCGAGCCTCACCTACTCGGCCGTGACCGACGAGCGGGTTCGCGTCGTAGTCAAGGTCGCCCCGCCGGGTCTCGAACCCGTCCGGAACCGGGATGTGCTGCGCCAAGCCCGCGCACTCACCGCACTCGCCGAGGTGCCCGATGTGGCCGTACCGAAGGTACTCGGTTCCGACGTCGGCGCACCGCCGGAGATCCCGCCGCTGTTCGTCATGTCCTTCGCGGACGGCGAAGGTTACGAACCCCGCCATATCGCGCGCGAACGTCGCCCCGCTCCGAACGAGGTGCGCGCGCGGGCCGCGGCGGCCGCCCGTATGCTGGCGGCCCTGCACACCGTCGGGCCCGCCGAATTGGGCATCGACGAACCCGCGGTCGCCCTCGGCACCGAGGTCGAGCGGTGGCAGCGGGCCTTCGCCACCTGCGCGCTCGAACCGGACGCGGAGCTCGACGAAGTCAAGTGCCGGACTCTGCTCACCGCAGCGATTCCGAAGCCACTGCCGCCCGCGCTCCTGCACGGTGACTGGCGGCTGGGCAATATGCAGTGCGTCGGGACCGAGATCCGGGCGGTGATCGACTGGGAGATCTGGTCGGTCGGCGATCCGCGCCTGGACCTGGCGTGGCTGCGCCTGATGTCCGATCCCGCCCATCCGACGGCCGTCGCGCCCGTAGCCCCGACGCTCGAACCCGACGAACTACTCGCCGCGTACGAGGCGGCGCGCGGCACACCGGTCGCGGACCTCGGCTGGTTCGACGCCCTGGTCCGCTACAAACAGGCTGCCGCATCCGCGCTGCTGGTCAAGAACGCTGAGCGCCGCGGCCAGGTCACCGAGCGGGTGGAACGGATGCGCCACGGCATCCCGCCATTGCTCACGGCCGCCCGCACCTACCTCACCCACTGATCCCTTTCGGAGGACCGATGCTGGATTTCACGATCGAACCCGAATTCCAGGCCAAGCTGGACTGGGCCGCGGGGTTCGTGCGCAAGGAGGTCGAGCCGCTCGACCTGCTGTTCCCGCACGGCGGCGACCCGTACGACACCGGTAACGAAAAGGCCCGCGCGATCCTGCGGCCGTTGCAGCAGCAGGTCCGGGCGCAGGGCCTGTGGGCCTGTCACCTCGGACCCGAACTGGGCGGGCCGGGCTACGGTCAGGTCAAGCTCGCCTACCTCAACGAGATTCTGGGCCGGTCCTATTGGGCGCCAACGGTTTTCGGCACCGCCGCACCGGACACCGGTAATGCGGAGATCCTGGCCATGTTCGGCACCGAGGAGCAGAAGGCCCGCTACCTGCAGCCGCTGCTCGACGGCGAGATCGTCTCCACCTTCTCGATGACCGAACCGCAGGCGGGCGCCGACCCCAAGGAGTTCGTGTGTCGCGCCTGGCGCGACGGGGACGAATGGGTGATCGACGGCGAGAAGTGGTTCTCCTCCAATGCCAGGTACGCGTCATTCCTCATCGTCATGGCCGTCACCGATCCGGACGCGCCGCCGCACGCCCGTATGTCGATGCTGATCGTGCCCGCCGAGACGCCCGGCATCGAGATCAAGCGCAATGTCGGCACCATGGATGAACGCGACGCCCTCGACGAGGGCATCCACGGCTATATCCGCTACCACCAGGTCCGGGTCCCGCTCGACGCCATGCTCGGCGCACCCGGCGAGGGCTTCAAGGTCGCCCAGGCCCGCCTCGGCGGTGGCCGCGTCCACCACGCCATGCGCACCGTGGGCAAATGCACCCGTGCCTTCGACATGATGTGCGAGCGCGCGATCTCCCGCCGCACCCAAGGCACCCTGCTCGCCGATAAGCAGGCGGTACAGCAGTTCATCGCGGACTCCTGGATCGAATTGCAGCAGTACCGATTGCTGGTGCTGAACACCGCTTGGATCATCGACACCCAGCCGCACGGCGCCGCCCGCACGCAGATCGCGATGTGCAAGGTCGCGATGGCGAAGGTGCTGCACGACATCATCCAGCGCGCGCTGCACCTGCACGGCTCGCTCGGCACCACCAATGAACTGCCGCTGGCGAAGTGGTGGATGGCCGCCCCGAATCTCGCCCTGGCCGATGGCCCGACCGAGGTGCACCGCACCACGGTCGCCAAGCAGATGCTGAAGAAGTACCGGCCCGCCGAGGGACTGTTCCCCAGCGAACACATCCCACCGAAGCTCGAGGATGCGCGAAAGCGCTACGCGCACATCATCAATGACGACAGCCTCAGCGGCGGGGTGAACGCATGACGGCGGAACTGTTCGATCTGTCCGGCAAGGTCGCGCTGGTCACCGGCGGCAGCCGGGGCCTCGGCCTGGAAATGGTGCGCGCCTTCGCCGCCGCCGGCGCGGACGTGGTGATCACCAGCCGCAAGCTCGACGCCTGCGAGGTGGTCGCCAAGGAGGTCCGCGAACTGGGCAGGCGCGCACTGCCGTTCGCCGCGCATGTCGGCCACTGGGACGACCTCGGCCGACTCACCGACGCGGCCTACGAGGAGTTCGGCAAGGTCGACATCCTGGTCAACAATGCGGGTATGTCGCCGCTGGCGCCGTCCTCGGAGGAGACCAGCGAAGAGCTGTTCGACAAGGTGATCGGGGTCAATTTCAAGGGCCCGTTCCGGCTCGCGTCGCTGATCGGGCGGCGCATGGCCGACGGCGACGGCGGCTCGATCATCAATATCTCCTCCTCGGGAGCACTGCTGCCGCAACCACGATTCGGCCCTTACGCCGGAGCCAAGGCCGCCCTGAATGTGCTGACCACTGTCTTCGCCCAGGAATACGGTCCGAAGGTGCGGGTCAACACCATCTCGGCGGGGCCGTTCCTCACCGATATCTCCAAGGCCTGGGCGGAGGAGAAGCGACACATCACCCGTAGTGCGCTCGGCAGGCCGGGTAAGCCGGAGGAGATCATCAGCACCGCGCTGTATCTCGCCAGCGACGCCTCCAGCTACACCACCGACGCACTGATCCGGGTGGACGGCGGGTTGTACTGAAGGCTGATCCGATTACCGGACAGCGCAATTGGCATTCTCAGTGGAGAATAATGTCGATCTTGGACCGAAAGGTGATCTCATGCCATTGACCGAAATAGATGCGAACACCGCGCTGGTCGTCGTCGACCTGCAGGATGCGGTGGTAGCGCTGCCGACCGCGCATTCCGCGAAGTCGATTGTCGAGCAGTCGATCCGGCTGGCCGACGCGTTCCGGAAACGCGACCTCCCGGTCGTGATCGTGACAGCGGCCGGTGTCGCACCCGGCCGCACCGAGGCGAGCCGCGGTGGCGGGGCGGGCCGCCAGTCCGACAGTTCGGCCGCGAGCTCGGCGGCCGAGGCCGTCGCGCTGCTGTCCGAGTTGGGGCCGCGGCCGGGTGACCACACCGTGATAAAACGGGTCTGGGGCGCGTTCCACGACCCCGCGCTCGCGGCGTGGCTGCGCGAACACGACGTCACCCAGGTCGTGGTTACCGGTATCGCCACCAGTATGGGCGTCGAATCGACCGCGCGTGGCGCGCACGAGTACGGCTTCAACGTCACGATCGCCACCGACGCGGTTACCGATCTGGATCAGGAAGATCACGACTACGTGCTGCGCAGGGTGTTTCCCAAGATCGCCGAAACCGGTACCACCGACGAGATACTCGCCCTACTCGACAGGACCCCGATCAGCGCATGAATCTCGCCGAGACCGCGGCCTGGACCAAGCTCCGGACCCACCGGGGCGACCTGCGCGAAACCCGGCTGCGCGAATTGTTCGACCGGGAACCGGGGCGCGGACCGGCGATGACCATCGAGCACAGCGGCCTGGTACTGGACTACTCCAAGAATCTGCTCACCGCCGAAACCCTGGACCTACTCATCGAATTGGCCGATGAGCGCGAACTCGGGACCGGCATCCGCGCCATGTTCACCGGCGAGGCGATCAACACCACCGAGCAGCGTCCCGCACTGCATACCGCGCTGCGCGCACCCGCGGCGCGCAGTATCGAGGTCGGCGGGCGCAACGTGGTCACCGACATACGAACCGTCCTGGACCGGATGAGCGCATTCGCCGAGCGGGTGCGCTCCGGGCAGTGGCGCGGCGCGACCGGTGCGCCGATCCGGGCGGTGGTCAATATCGGTATCGGCGGGTCCGACCTAGGACCCGCCATGGCCTATCAAGCCTTGCGCGAATTCGCCTCCGAGACATTGGATGTCCGGTTCGTCGCCAATATCGACGGCCACGACATCAGCCGCACCCTGCACCACCTCGATCCGGCCACCACCCTGTTCGTGGTGTCGTCGAAAACCTTCACCACGATCGAAACCCTGACCAACGCCCGCACCGCCCGCGAATGGCTACTGGCCGCGCTCGACGAGCCCGCCGCCATCGCCCGGCATTTCGTCGCGGTATCGACCAATGCCCGCGAGGTCGCCGCGTTCGGTATCGACCCGGCCAATATGTTCGAGTTCTGGGACTGGGTCGGCGGCCGGTATTCGCTGCATTCGGCGATCGGTCTATCGCTCATGCTCGCCATCGGTCCGGACAACTTCCGCGGCATGCTCGCCGGAGCGCATTCGATCGACGAGCACTTCCGCACCGCCCCACCGCGACAGAATATTCCGATACTGCTCGGACTCATCGGGGTCTGGTATCGCAACTTCTGGCACGCCCATACCCACGCCGTGCTTCCCTATGACCAGCGGCTGTCCCGACTGCCTGCCTACCTGCAACAGCTGGATATGGAGAGCAACGGCAAATCCGTTGACCACCAAGGCAATCCGATCGGCTACGACACCGCGCCGATCGTGTGGGGCGAACCGGGTACCAACGGCCAACACGCCTTCTATCAACTCCTGCACCAGGGCACCACGACCGTGCCCGCCGACTTCATCGGAGTGCTGCGCCCGCGGCACGATCTGACCGAGCACCACGACCTGCTCATGGCCAACCTGTTCGCACAGACCGAAGCCCTGGCCTTCGGCAGCGCCGATGACACCGGTCCACTGCGGGGCCATCGCGACTTCCGGGGAAACCGGCCGAGCAACACCCTCTTGCTACGCCACCTCACCCCGTACACGCTCGGCCAACTCATCGCCGTCTACGAGCACAAGATCTTCACCCAGGGCTGGATCTGGGGCATAAACTCCTTCGACCAATGGGGCGTCGAACTCGGAAAGGTCCTCGCCACAAAGATTTACGCCGAACTCACCACCGATCAGCCGAGTGCACACGACAGTTCGACAACCGCCCTGGTCAACCGGTATCGGCACGCCCGCAAGTAACCGCCGGATCCACCCGCACCGACCGCAATCGCCGCAGCCCGCCGAGTGCGCCGAGTGCGCCGAGTGCGCCGAGTGCGCCGAGTGCGCCGAGTGCGCCGAGTGCGCCGAGTGCGCCGACGGTATCGCTGCTGTTTCGTGGCTGTCGACCCGCATCGTGAACGCGGCGCCCGCGATGGTGCTCGACATCGACGTTCCGATGGTGTGAATCACCGCGTCCGAGCATCGGCGTGACCGATCCATATCGATGCTGTCTACATCGGTATCAGCCCAACAGTTCCATCGCCTCGTGCAGCAGGACGGGCAGTGCGGGCAGCATGCGTTGGTGCATGTCGTTCCACTGGCCGGATTTGCGGCCGCGTTTGATCAGCAATGCGGTTGCGGCGGACTCCTTGTATTTGGTGAGCGCCTCGAACCACGGTAGGTCCGGCAGTGCGGCACCGCGCGCCTCCTGGTAGGCGTCGACCAGTTCGGCCTTGCTCGGCATCCCGGTCGGCTCATCGGAGACCGATGCCGGATGCGCGGCCTCGTCGGTGAAGAAGCTCAGCCAGCTCACGTCGATCCGGGGGTCGCCGAGGGACCAGATTTCCCAGTCGATGATCGAGGTGATGTGATCCGCTTCGCACAGTGTGTTGCCGAGCCGGTAGTCACCGTGGGTGAAGACCGGTGTCATGGCGGCGGGCACGGTGGCGTGCAGGCGGTCCGCGACCGCTTCGTAGCCGGTCCGCAGATCGTCCGATACGGTGGTGAAAGCCCTTGTCCAGCGGTCGATCTCAGCACCGAGGGTAACCACCGGCTCGGTCGCGAGCGCGGTGTGCTCTGGGTTCACTCGATGCAGATCGGCGAGCATTCCGGCCGCGTCCAAGGCACGGGTCCGAACCTGGTCGGCCGGCACCGTGCCGCGCGGCACGAGCACCGGTTCGACACAGGTGCCGGGTACCAGGTTCATGGCGACGAACGGCGGGACCGTCGGCGGTGCGCCCGCGTCGTGGAACAGAACCTTCGGCACGCGCACCCCGGGTCGATCCGCCAGCGCTTCCATGATCCGGGCCTGGCGCAGTACATCTCGATTGCGGACCGGCGCCAGGCCCGGGGGCGACACCTTCAGCACGACGCGCTCGTATTCGGTTGGGGCACCGGATAATTTGGCCACGTAGGTCAGGCTCGATGTCCCGCCGGTGAGTGGTTCGACACCAACTACAGTCGCACCGGGTACCCAGCCACTGACCGCGATCGCGGTGCGCGCGGTCAGCTGCCGCACCAACTCCGGACTATTCGCGACAATGTTCATGCCCACTCACCCTTGTCATTTCGTCGGTACGATCGGCGGACCATATGTACCGGTTCGCGTTTCAGCGACAGTGCTCACGACGACGTTGCTGCGCCTCCGGGCAATGCTCTGGGCGAGAAGGCGTTTCGCGCCCGAGGCCGGTGCGGCGGCGATCAGATCGCAGGTGCCCTCGGCACGGATGCGCGCATTCTGGTCATCTCGGCGGCACGATCGACCGTTCGTTTCCGCACTGCTCACTCCGGAACCGGGGCAAGCGATGTCCTCACGACTCACGCACCCGATCGCTTTGTACGCGCAACGCCTCGGCGGTCTGCGTGCGCTGCTCTCCGGTGAAGAATCCGTGGTGCCGTTCGCTTTCCACCGCGATGTAGTCCGCCAGCTCGGTGCGTTCGGCCAGTAGGAAATTCGCCTCGAGGGTCCGCAGGACGGCGGGCCTACGCGCCGCGAGTTCGCGCACCAAATCGGCGACCTCATGATCGAATTCGTCGTCGGGAAACACCCGGGAGACGAATCCGATGGCACGGACCTCGTCCGCGGTCAGCTTGCGCGGGAGGAAGCACAGGTCCCGCGCCGACGCCGCTCCGAGTGC
Protein-coding sequences here:
- a CDS encoding VOC family protein; amino-acid sequence: MTNSTVTQILRAADLYHTGIVVPDIEAWKTRMTELAGYRWTATQTVEVPVRLADGERVMQLSFTYSLDAPHIELVQEIPGTPWTAAPPHVATHHLGYFCDDVATTSKRLAAAGFALEACAVVDGEPSIFAYHLSPSGVRLEIVDRSRMPDFDVYLRSKLQ
- a CDS encoding cytochrome P450 gives rise to the protein MSTALEPEGTYEGVPAYHFDNRLGGPVLSHQQRWDEVARTHSGFRSTIARGYWVVTEGRAVQEALQDWRTFSNTSVTALEPNPRFLWIPEMLDPPVHTKWRRLLGNDFSPKTIAAREEEIRQVAIELIDQLEDSGSADVLDEFARRFPTIIFMRLVGLPEADLPIFLDWVHDMLHLPYDEDPEGARQLAAMRAVSDYFDEQIALRREAPRDDLLSRALDYEIDGEPISDADMHAFCILLFQAGFDTVPISIGWALYHFATHPEQREAIIADPSLIAMSVEEILRVYSFVVPARKAMQDTEIGGCPVKAGEMVMLPLAVTNRDPERFENPLEVDLHRTATNHIAFGSGPHRCLGSHLARLELNVAVEEWHKRIPEYRIVDGQELSQHGNMYGIQSLRLEW
- the pgi gene encoding glucose-6-phosphate isomerase codes for the protein MNLAETAAWTKLRTHRGDLRETRLRELFDREPGRGPAMTIEHSGLVLDYSKNLLTAETLDLLIELADERELGTGIRAMFTGEAINTTEQRPALHTALRAPAARSIEVGGRNVVTDIRTVLDRMSAFAERVRSGQWRGATGAPIRAVVNIGIGGSDLGPAMAYQALREFASETLDVRFVANIDGHDISRTLHHLDPATTLFVVSSKTFTTIETLTNARTAREWLLAALDEPAAIARHFVAVSTNAREVAAFGIDPANMFEFWDWVGGRYSLHSAIGLSLMLAIGPDNFRGMLAGAHSIDEHFRTAPPRQNIPILLGLIGVWYRNFWHAHTHAVLPYDQRLSRLPAYLQQLDMESNGKSVDHQGNPIGYDTAPIVWGEPGTNGQHAFYQLLHQGTTTVPADFIGVLRPRHDLTEHHDLLMANLFAQTEALAFGSADDTGPLRGHRDFRGNRPSNTLLLRHLTPYTLGQLIAVYEHKIFTQGWIWGINSFDQWGVELGKVLATKIYAELTTDQPSAHDSSTTALVNRYRHARK
- a CDS encoding glucose 1-dehydrogenase; this encodes MTAELFDLSGKVALVTGGSRGLGLEMVRAFAAAGADVVITSRKLDACEVVAKEVRELGRRALPFAAHVGHWDDLGRLTDAAYEEFGKVDILVNNAGMSPLAPSSEETSEELFDKVIGVNFKGPFRLASLIGRRMADGDGGSIINISSSGALLPQPRFGPYAGAKAALNVLTTVFAQEYGPKVRVNTISAGPFLTDISKAWAEEKRHITRSALGRPGKPEEIISTALYLASDASSYTTDALIRVDGGLY
- a CDS encoding cysteine hydrolase; translation: MPLTEIDANTALVVVDLQDAVVALPTAHSAKSIVEQSIRLADAFRKRDLPVVIVTAAGVAPGRTEASRGGGAGRQSDSSAASSAAEAVALLSELGPRPGDHTVIKRVWGAFHDPALAAWLREHDVTQVVVTGIATSMGVESTARGAHEYGFNVTIATDAVTDLDQEDHDYVLRRVFPKIAETGTTDEILALLDRTPISA
- a CDS encoding phosphotransferase family protein — protein: MADGSQVVGPKVGIADPADIAHRAAAAIGRPLHDLTQLTGGTSSLTYSAVTDERVRVVVKVAPPGLEPVRNRDVLRQARALTALAEVPDVAVPKVLGSDVGAPPEIPPLFVMSFADGEGYEPRHIARERRPAPNEVRARAAAAARMLAALHTVGPAELGIDEPAVALGTEVERWQRAFATCALEPDAELDEVKCRTLLTAAIPKPLPPALLHGDWRLGNMQCVGTEIRAVIDWEIWSVGDPRLDLAWLRLMSDPAHPTAVAPVAPTLEPDELLAAYEAARGTPVADLGWFDALVRYKQAAASALLVKNAERRGQVTERVERMRHGIPPLLTAARTYLTH
- a CDS encoding acyl-CoA dehydrogenase family protein — encoded protein: MLDFTIEPEFQAKLDWAAGFVRKEVEPLDLLFPHGGDPYDTGNEKARAILRPLQQQVRAQGLWACHLGPELGGPGYGQVKLAYLNEILGRSYWAPTVFGTAAPDTGNAEILAMFGTEEQKARYLQPLLDGEIVSTFSMTEPQAGADPKEFVCRAWRDGDEWVIDGEKWFSSNARYASFLIVMAVTDPDAPPHARMSMLIVPAETPGIEIKRNVGTMDERDALDEGIHGYIRYHQVRVPLDAMLGAPGEGFKVAQARLGGGRVHHAMRTVGKCTRAFDMMCERAISRRTQGTLLADKQAVQQFIADSWIELQQYRLLVLNTAWIIDTQPHGAARTQIAMCKVAMAKVLHDIIQRALHLHGSLGTTNELPLAKWWMAAPNLALADGPTEVHRTTVAKQMLKKYRPAEGLFPSEHIPPKLEDARKRYAHIINDDSLSGGVNA
- a CDS encoding phosphotransferase family protein translates to MNIVANSPELVRQLTARTAIAVSGWVPGATVVGVEPLTGGTSSLTYVAKLSGAPTEYERVVLKVSPPGLAPVRNRDVLRQARIMEALADRPGVRVPKVLFHDAGAPPTVPPFVAMNLVPGTCVEPVLVPRGTVPADQVRTRALDAAGMLADLHRVNPEHTALATEPVVTLGAEIDRWTRAFTTVSDDLRTGYEAVADRLHATVPAAMTPVFTHGDYRLGNTLCEADHITSIIDWEIWSLGDPRIDVSWLSFFTDEAAHPASVSDEPTGMPSKAELVDAYQEARGAALPDLPWFEALTKYKESAATALLIKRGRKSGQWNDMHQRMLPALPVLLHEAMELLG
- a CDS encoding CoA transferase; the encoded protein is MHKPMQGVRVLEVAQFTFVPAAGAVLADWGADVIKIEHAERGDAQRGLVRVLGYEANSAGSSFFPIMEGPNRGKRSVGLALEKPSARRVLEELIRNSDVFLTNFLPEARAKLRIDLEDVRAINPDIIYVRGSGFGVRGAEATKGGYDSTAFWARGGSAAGVTPPGADRMTRMPAGAYGDSIGGMTIAGGIAAALYSRKMTGEPSVVDVSLLGVGAWATQFTVNLALMNGGPLPVNSPPRHGSATNPLIGAYRTSDQRWLELSMLQPGRYWPEFCRLAGREELAADERFDNTEKLMSNAAQAAELVAEIIAARPFAEWVEILGSGEGQWAAVQNAWEVGQDPSLRANDLIASVVDADGVDRELVANPVQFDETPVTLTRAPQFAEHTDEVLLEIGLTEEELIALKIDGAVT
- a CDS encoding TetR/AcrR family transcriptional regulator, which codes for MTSPHVEDDPVGGESLVARAVRRRTGDRYAIARDEVRRLLDAGMELMRADPGGNPRIVEIVRRARVSNDAFYRAFRSKDDLMAAIADDGARRLLGHIRRRCARHTDPVDQIRACVQVVFKQAADPEVAATTRAVLRNTSRDGRSAFGGVELRRRIAELLAVPLGAGGSPDPDRDALVAACAIFAVMEQFLWTERVPTAADVEHLVAWIVPPKPGVTDAV